A window from Salvia miltiorrhiza cultivar Shanhuang (shh) chromosome 2, IMPLAD_Smil_shh, whole genome shotgun sequence encodes these proteins:
- the LOC131009752 gene encoding uncharacterized protein LOC131009752 codes for MAMNEKDVRFKKMQNATQKDVQQVFGLLPAWWGVIRGATRPLYIEHLREIMMASIIMHNMIMENEGECALNWRDADLGNGAYSSGLSDAHRSLAPSFKDYLARNSILRDRRMATQLQQDLIEHIWARSDL; via the coding sequence ATGGCGATGAACGAGAAAGATgtgaggttcaagaagatgcaaaaTGCTACACAAAAGGATGTTCAACAAGTCTTCGGATTACTTCCAGCTTGGTGGGGAGTCATCAGAGGTGCTACCCGCCCTTTGTATATTGAGCATCTCAGAGAGATCATGATGGCAAGTATCATCATGCACAACATGATTATGGAGAATGAAGGAGAATGTGCTCTGAACTGGAGAGATGCCGATTTGGGAAACGGGGCGTATAGCAGTGGCTTATCTGATGCTCACCGATCACTCGCACCTAGCTTCAAAGATTATTTGGCGAGAAATTCAATTCTCAGAGATAGGCGAATGGCTACACAACTTCAACAAGATTTGATCGAGCACATTTGGGCACGTTCGGACCTCTAG